A genomic window from Candidatus Binatia bacterium includes:
- a CDS encoding sulfatase, whose translation MASGLANLSLRIGVLLAVLGAVMIAIRPTTPSGPMNVVIVVSDSLRAENLQAYGYGKPTTPFLASLGDSSIVYENAFSHYSFTWPSISNLFTGLPYSTLVSKRLFTQPTGKNGFRWKGGLVDRATTLAERLDQVGVRSYGVSASPYVSKRTGFDQGFRRFFSWDDWKRLRQRRRPPYVPAGEVNAIATDFLRELSAPKRQPWLLYLHYMDTHMAYRAKPRDLAKFGDPDYDRKDRVKQGAALKPDGKWLKWRTEDLEDWFGEEDVDELVAHYDGQIRRFDRAMGELFAELDRTGLRDDTIVILTSDHGEGLFERGFWGHGYLSRSEEQHIPLIVLFPPGTHEPERAAFPVTTTDIYHTLLTHFGAKAGDGPALPQVADLFAASPNREVAYTEGPGGTRVYRDGRFVLYQHRNTSKKKYLLPAPDGDFLFDVSVDPGENRNLLASGGASAITVRDRLLAAGPSSLVAATSPDPMLEAKGKLRESLRALGYVED comes from the coding sequence ATGGCGTCCGGTCTGGCGAATCTGTCCCTACGGATCGGCGTACTTCTCGCCGTCCTGGGAGCCGTCATGATCGCGATTCGGCCCACGACACCCAGCGGGCCGATGAACGTCGTGATCGTCGTCAGCGACTCGCTACGGGCTGAGAACCTCCAAGCGTACGGCTACGGGAAACCGACCACGCCGTTCCTCGCGAGCCTCGGCGACTCGAGCATCGTCTACGAGAACGCCTTCTCCCATTACAGCTTCACGTGGCCGAGCATCTCGAACCTGTTCACGGGACTCCCGTATTCCACCCTCGTCTCCAAACGGCTTTTCACGCAGCCGACCGGCAAGAATGGCTTTCGCTGGAAGGGCGGCCTCGTCGATCGGGCGACCACGCTGGCCGAACGGCTCGATCAGGTCGGTGTGCGCAGCTACGGCGTTTCGGCGAGTCCCTACGTCAGCAAACGGACCGGCTTCGACCAGGGGTTCCGCCGGTTCTTCAGCTGGGACGACTGGAAGCGCTTGCGACAACGGAGACGGCCACCGTACGTCCCCGCAGGCGAGGTCAACGCCATCGCGACGGACTTCCTACGCGAACTCAGCGCACCCAAGCGCCAGCCCTGGCTCCTGTACCTGCACTACATGGACACGCACATGGCCTATCGTGCGAAGCCCCGCGACCTCGCGAAGTTCGGCGACCCCGACTACGACCGTAAGGATCGCGTCAAGCAAGGCGCCGCCCTCAAGCCGGACGGGAAGTGGCTCAAGTGGCGCACCGAAGACCTCGAGGATTGGTTCGGCGAGGAGGACGTGGACGAGCTCGTCGCGCACTACGACGGCCAGATCCGCCGGTTCGACCGCGCGATGGGCGAGTTGTTCGCCGAGCTCGACCGCACCGGACTCCGCGACGACACCATCGTCATCCTGACTTCGGATCACGGCGAGGGCCTCTTCGAGCGCGGATTCTGGGGGCACGGCTATCTCTCGCGATCCGAAGAGCAGCACATCCCGCTGATCGTCCTCTTCCCTCCCGGCACGCACGAGCCGGAACGCGCGGCGTTCCCGGTGACGACGACCGACATCTACCACACCCTACTCACGCACTTCGGCGCCAAGGCAGGTGACGGGCCGGCGCTCCCGCAGGTCGCGGACTTGTTTGCCGCGAGCCCGAACCGCGAGGTTGCGTACACCGAAGGCCCCGGCGGGACCCGCGTCTACCGCGACGGGCGCTTCGTGCTCTACCAACACCGCAACACCAGCAAGAAGAAGTATCTCCTGCCAGCCCCGGACGGCGACTTCCTCTTCGACGTCTCGGTCGACCCAGGCGAGAACCGAAACCTTCTGGCGAGCGGCGGCGCGAGCGCAATCACCGTGCGTGACCGACTCCTCGCCGCCGGGCCGTCGTCTCTGGTCGCGGCGACCTCGCCCGACCCGATGCTCGAGGCCAAAGGCAAGCTGCGCGAAAGTCTGCGCGCTCTCGGCTACGTCGAGGACTGA
- a CDS encoding MMPL family transporter, with translation MIAARLAAATLRRPAVVASLLLLATLGLTAGILRLTTEVGYRAFLGHGHPTVAEFDGFVERFGGGLPLVAVWTCEDSPCEQALDIASLTMAHDVASSLANADGITRVDSPATSPLVVNEILGLPRARRLAPEGKPARDLERLTRLAREDPLWLGQLISEDGRSGAILLHLESSDSASNRSALAALKGALAPHEDAGFVFHLVGGPVEFVVAGDELERNMARIVPFMVALVGLVLYFAFRSVAAVAASLIATGIAVAWTFGLMGWLGWPQNSLTQALAPLLLVVGVCDAIHLVARILAYDERPVPDAILAASRDVGPPCIMTTVTTAAGFASLATSPLESIARFGILASFGVIAALVLTFTLLPLLVLRVPREWLVAPELAGKWHKSLDALARFSHERPAAILTVAAGAALLSLLGLRSLHVDASFEDLYGEDSQVVRWSETVARVLRQPDTLEIAIEPPTGQSDTLLPGLRATSRIKTSLDGLDGLGRSRSLLDPMRRLNRIAHREELDLSAGDAAQHVASLRRLLRNADRGVIDLLRSPDTGDLRISIEAAKLPQDRLRAVLADVRTRVAQELPAGWSMTITGPLAVVQVMIDEIRTTQLRSFGLAALIIFAVVSGFLRSIRDGALAMVPTLLPILVTLGTMGALGVPLDVGSAMVAAVVLGIAVDDAIHFLGAFRRGRAAGRSSAEAGRLALAETGRAIIGTSVALAIGFLLLLLSPWKSIASFGLVSAVVIATALLAALVVLPALLSYNEGQA, from the coding sequence GTGATCGCCGCGCGCCTGGCCGCCGCGACCTTGCGGCGCCCCGCCGTCGTGGCCTCCCTCCTCTTGCTCGCGACGCTCGGACTGACTGCCGGCATATTACGGCTGACCACCGAAGTGGGCTACCGCGCCTTCCTCGGACACGGCCACCCGACCGTCGCCGAGTTCGACGGATTCGTCGAACGGTTCGGTGGCGGCCTCCCCCTCGTCGCGGTGTGGACGTGCGAAGACTCCCCGTGCGAGCAGGCGCTCGACATCGCCTCCCTCACGATGGCCCACGACGTCGCCTCCTCCCTCGCGAACGCGGACGGCATCACGAGGGTCGACAGCCCGGCGACGAGCCCGCTCGTGGTGAACGAGATCCTCGGCCTGCCTCGGGCCCGCCGGCTCGCACCTGAAGGCAAACCGGCGCGCGACCTGGAACGCCTCACGCGGCTCGCACGCGAAGATCCGCTGTGGCTCGGGCAATTGATCTCCGAAGACGGACGCTCAGGCGCAATCCTCCTGCACCTGGAGAGTTCCGACAGCGCGAGCAATCGGAGCGCGCTCGCGGCACTCAAAGGGGCGCTCGCGCCGCACGAGGACGCGGGCTTCGTCTTTCATCTCGTCGGAGGCCCCGTAGAGTTCGTCGTCGCCGGCGACGAACTCGAGCGGAACATGGCGCGCATCGTTCCCTTCATGGTCGCGCTGGTCGGCCTCGTCTTGTACTTCGCGTTTCGCTCCGTCGCGGCCGTCGCCGCCTCACTCATCGCAACCGGGATCGCGGTCGCGTGGACCTTCGGCCTGATGGGATGGCTCGGTTGGCCGCAGAACAGCCTGACGCAGGCGCTTGCGCCACTCCTTCTCGTCGTGGGCGTCTGCGACGCGATCCATCTCGTCGCGAGAATCCTCGCCTACGACGAACGACCGGTTCCCGACGCGATCCTCGCCGCCAGCCGGGACGTCGGTCCCCCCTGCATCATGACGACGGTCACGACGGCGGCCGGCTTTGCCTCTCTCGCGACGAGCCCGCTCGAGAGCATCGCCCGCTTCGGGATCCTAGCGAGTTTCGGGGTGATCGCAGCACTCGTCCTGACCTTCACGCTCCTCCCCTTGCTCGTCCTGCGCGTCCCACGGGAGTGGCTCGTCGCTCCGGAGCTCGCCGGCAAATGGCACAAGAGCCTCGATGCGCTCGCCCGCTTCTCCCATGAGCGCCCCGCCGCTATCCTGACCGTGGCGGCGGGGGCAGCCTTGCTGTCCCTCCTCGGGCTCCGTTCGCTCCACGTGGACGCAAGTTTCGAAGACCTCTACGGCGAGGACAGTCAGGTCGTCCGCTGGTCCGAGACCGTGGCCCGCGTACTGCGCCAGCCCGACACCCTTGAGATCGCCATCGAGCCGCCAACGGGCCAGAGCGACACCCTGCTGCCCGGGCTTCGCGCGACCTCGCGGATCAAGACCTCGCTCGACGGACTCGACGGCCTCGGACGATCCCGATCCCTCCTCGACCCGATGCGCCGCTTGAATCGCATCGCACATCGCGAGGAACTGGACCTCTCGGCAGGCGACGCGGCGCAACACGTGGCGTCGCTGCGGCGTCTTCTGCGCAACGCAGACCGCGGGGTGATCGATCTCCTCCGAAGCCCGGATACGGGCGATCTGCGGATCAGCATCGAAGCCGCAAAGCTTCCGCAGGATCGCCTCCGTGCCGTTCTCGCAGACGTGCGGACCCGCGTTGCGCAAGAGCTTCCGGCGGGATGGTCGATGACCATCACGGGACCGCTCGCCGTCGTGCAGGTCATGATCGACGAAATCCGAACGACCCAGCTTCGGAGCTTCGGCCTCGCCGCCTTGATCATCTTCGCCGTCGTCTCGGGCTTCCTGCGGTCGATCCGCGACGGTGCGCTCGCCATGGTCCCCACACTCCTCCCGATCCTCGTGACCCTCGGGACGATGGGGGCGCTCGGCGTGCCCCTCGACGTGGGAAGCGCGATGGTCGCGGCCGTAGTTCTCGGGATCGCCGTCGACGATGCGATTCACTTCCTGGGCGCGTTTCGCCGTGGGAGGGCTGCCGGCCGGTCGAGTGCCGAAGCCGGGCGCCTCGCCCTCGCGGAAACCGGGCGCGCGATCATCGGAACCTCGGTCGCTCTCGCCATCGGATTCTTGCTCCTGCTCCTCTCCCCCTGGAAGAGCATCGCGAGTTTCGGGCTCGTCTCGGCTGTCGTCATCGCCACCGCCCTGCTCGCCGCCCTCGTCGTGCTGCCTGCACTGCTGTCGTACAACGAAGGTCAGGCCTGA
- a CDS encoding tRNA-(ms[2]io[6]A)-hydroxylase, producing MLNLAKPTDPGWISRALVGLDEVLIDHAHCEKKAASTAVSLLFRYPERRALLEPLSQLAREELEHFELVLSHLDRLGIKFYRQLPSPYAGELMKAIRPNEPERAVDVLLCLSLIEARSCERMKLLADALEEPALKELYTGLLASEARHHQTYVDLARVIEPDIEIRGRLRELAEYEAEVLAASPEMPRMHA from the coding sequence GTGCTCAATCTAGCAAAACCAACCGATCCCGGTTGGATCTCGCGTGCGCTGGTCGGTCTGGACGAAGTCCTGATCGACCACGCGCATTGCGAGAAGAAGGCGGCCTCGACCGCGGTGAGCTTGCTCTTCCGCTACCCCGAGCGTCGAGCGCTCCTCGAGCCACTTTCCCAGCTCGCTCGTGAAGAGCTCGAGCATTTCGAGTTGGTGCTCAGCCACCTGGACCGCCTCGGCATCAAGTTCTATCGCCAGCTCCCGAGTCCGTACGCCGGTGAGCTGATGAAGGCGATCCGCCCGAACGAGCCGGAACGCGCGGTGGACGTGCTCCTCTGCCTATCGCTGATCGAGGCGCGCAGCTGCGAGCGGATGAAGCTTCTGGCCGACGCGCTCGAGGAGCCGGCCCTAAAGGAACTGTACACCGGTCTTCTCGCGAGCGAAGCGCGTCACCACCAGACCTACGTGGACCTGGCGCGAGTGATCGAGCCCGACATCGAGATCCGGGGCCGACTCCGCGAGCTGGCCGAATACGAGGCGGAGGTGCTCGCGGCGTCCCCCGAGATGCCGCGTATGCACGCGTGA
- a CDS encoding FKBP-type peptidyl-prolyl cis-trans isomerase yields the protein MRKLIIAAAVAAILPAGIARAEGPKLETDDQKTLYALGVALSGSLAAFDLSPDEVAVVQMGVSDGALGKEPKIDVDAQRAKFQELAQSRQGAAAAKEKGASKDFLAKAEKADGAVKTESGLIYKETKAGEGPSPKATDRVTVHYHGTLMDGTVFDSSKDRGEPATFPLNGVIPCWTEGVQKMKKGGTAQLICPSEIAYGDRGAPPKIKPGATLVFDVELIEIAEGAPAAQKPPGHP from the coding sequence GTGCGCAAGCTCATCATCGCCGCCGCAGTGGCGGCCATCCTACCCGCGGGTATCGCCCGCGCGGAGGGACCAAAGCTCGAAACCGACGACCAGAAGACTCTCTACGCTCTTGGCGTGGCTCTTTCGGGAAGTCTCGCTGCCTTCGATCTCTCTCCGGACGAGGTCGCGGTCGTCCAGATGGGCGTGTCCGACGGCGCTCTAGGAAAAGAGCCGAAGATCGACGTGGACGCGCAGCGGGCCAAGTTCCAGGAGCTCGCTCAGAGCCGCCAGGGTGCGGCGGCCGCCAAGGAGAAGGGCGCCAGCAAGGACTTCCTCGCGAAGGCCGAGAAGGCGGACGGGGCGGTCAAAACGGAATCCGGCCTGATCTACAAAGAGACCAAGGCGGGCGAAGGTCCCTCGCCGAAGGCCACCGACCGCGTGACGGTGCACTACCACGGTACGCTGATGGACGGCACGGTCTTCGACTCCTCGAAGGACCGCGGTGAGCCGGCAACGTTCCCTCTCAACGGCGTCATCCCGTGCTGGACGGAAGGCGTTCAGAAGATGAAGAAGGGCGGCACCGCTCAGCTAATCTGCCCGTCTGAAATCGCGTACGGCGATCGTGGCGCTCCGCCCAAGATCAAGCCGGGTGCGACTCTCGTCTTCGACGTCGAGCTCATCGAGATCGCCGAAGGCGCACCCGCCGCGCAGAAGCCGCCCGGACACCCGTAG
- a CDS encoding enoyl-CoA hydratase-related protein — translation MPTTYDFETIQVERIRDVLRVRIAHPTSPLNAVDAVLHREMALLFRELKREDDARAILLTGNGRAFSAGGDFNWFPELQKPEVLEEVRRDGKQMIWDLLEVELPIVAAVDGPAVGLGASLALLCDVIFASDKAVFADPHVRVGIVAGDGGVAIWPLLIGPARAKQYLMTGDAVPAAEAERIGLVNFVTPHDRIADEALAFAERLAAGAPLAVRFTKLAMNKLVKDAVNTAFDTSTALEIVTFRTEDHLEALDALKNKREPHFKGR, via the coding sequence GAGACGATCCAGGTCGAACGCATCCGCGATGTCCTCCGCGTCCGCATCGCGCACCCCACGAGCCCGCTCAACGCGGTCGATGCCGTCCTGCACCGAGAGATGGCGCTGCTCTTCCGCGAACTGAAGCGCGAGGACGATGCCCGCGCGATCCTGCTGACGGGCAACGGCCGCGCGTTCTCGGCCGGAGGCGACTTCAACTGGTTCCCCGAGCTTCAAAAGCCGGAAGTCCTCGAGGAGGTTCGCCGCGACGGAAAGCAGATGATCTGGGACCTCCTCGAGGTCGAGCTGCCGATCGTCGCGGCGGTCGACGGTCCCGCAGTGGGACTCGGTGCATCGCTCGCCCTGCTCTGCGATGTGATCTTCGCGTCCGACAAAGCTGTCTTCGCAGACCCCCACGTCCGCGTCGGCATCGTCGCCGGCGACGGCGGCGTTGCCATCTGGCCCCTCCTGATCGGGCCGGCGCGCGCAAAGCAGTACTTGATGACCGGAGATGCCGTGCCCGCTGCCGAGGCGGAGCGGATCGGTCTCGTAAACTTCGTGACGCCGCACGACCGCATCGCGGACGAGGCTCTGGCGTTCGCCGAGCGACTCGCCGCGGGCGCCCCCCTCGCCGTGCGCTTCACCAAGCTCGCGATGAACAAACTCGTAAAGGACGCCGTCAATACGGCTTTCGACACCTCGACCGCGCTCGAGATCGTCACCTTCAGGACGGAGGACCACCTCGAAGCCCTCGACGCCCTGAAAAACAAGCGCGAACCCCACTTCAAGGGGCGCTGA